The sequence below is a genomic window from Lolium perenne isolate Kyuss_39 chromosome 7, Kyuss_2.0, whole genome shotgun sequence.
GTACTCCGTATATCAAGCTTTAGGAGTAAACGGAGCTGTGGAGTCCAACATTGTAGCTTCCAATTCCTATTTGCAGTGCATGGGGGTAGCTAACTGACACCACAATAGATATACGTGGTTGTTAATATGAGCACCAAGGAAAAGTTGCACAGAACTGAAAAGTAAGATCTAAAGCAATCTGAAATTAAAAGTTAATTCTTCATGTGATGGTTGCTCTGAATTCTTTGCCTCATTCATGGGAGCGTTTCAAGATATCTTTGTGCTACTCGGAGAGGAATTTAAACATGAGGAACTTGTGGCATCATTTACTCATTGAAGAGGACAGGAAGTACTCTCAAGGAAAGGAAAGAAGTGTTAATAAGCTGAACTACATCTTGATAGATACAGACAAAAAAGAGCTGGAATAAAAACAAGCTGGGTGCTGATCTGAGAGATAAGATTAATAAGAAGAGAGATGATCTTAAAAGTATGATAAGCCACGCACATGGATATCACGAAACtctcaatttggtaacatttatCGGTAAATAATCCTAGAGAAAAAATCGAGTTCGTCGCCGTCCTTCATGTCATGATCCGCTGGTGTGCTCTGGTGATTGAGATGCTTGCCATAGCGAGTAAACCTACCACCCCACCACCCAGTCGGCACTTTGTCGCGGTAGACGTCCAGGAGGACCTTGAGCCTGTCTGTTCTCCGCATGGTGAGGTAGACTTTGTTTTGTCCATCGGTCACATAGAGAGTTACGAAGCTTCCGGGCTTCTCCTCCACCACGCCGCCCCGACGCCTTGGAACGAAGTAGATCATATCGAAATGTTTCAACTGCAGATCAGCCGGAGTCTGGTCACCTGCAATGCACTCGCCGCGATGCAGGAATATGCCACCGGCGCCTCCATCGTCATGCGCGATGGCGACAGCAGGCACCATGTCGTAGTAGAAATCCATGAGTCCCTGCATCTTGTCGGTTCTCCGCATGGTGCGGGTGAACCTTCGGCCTCTGAAGTCCTGCAGCACAGAGGTCGAACACCGGGAAGAAGTAGAAGTGGATCTCATCCCcgtccttcatcttcagatccaCAGGCGTGTGCCAGCCGGCAACCCCTCGTTGTTGGGTTTTGTACACGAAAGACCCGTTGCCGGCCTTTACAATGGGCACCATGGCGTAGTAGTAGTCAATCAAGTCCTGCAGCTTGTCGGTTGTTCGCATGGTGCGGGTGAGCCGGCGCCCTTCCTCGTCCGTCACCACAAGGGTGATGAACTCCTTGAGCGTTGACGGCCTCGCGCCtgtgtcctcctcgtcggagtTCTCCGCAGCCGAATTCTCCTCGTCGGAATTCTCGGCCTGTACCGACGCCAATGTCGACATGCCTGCCCGACAAACCCCTTTGCAATCTATCGTGGTGAGCGTGTGAATCTCGTTGATATGGTGTGATCAGCCTGCCTCACAGACTTTATATGCGTGGTCGATTGGCACATGTACCGTCACAGAGCTTTGATTCATTTTAATTTCCTGGAGATCTGTTCGTAGGTGGCTGCTCAGTTTACGATAATCGCGTGACCTATCGCATGTTTGCATTTACTGATCCTAGACTACGAGCACGCATGCACACGCGACACTCCGCCTCACGCACAGCTCTACTTAAAGAGTGCTGCTATACACACGACAATCCATGTACGATACTCGTACGATCAGCCTAACGGAAAGCCAACTTCACGCGTGAAACATGACTATGTGCGTTTGCTATTTGACTTCTTCTACTCAGAATTACAGCCGACCAATCTACACCGCAAGTCCAAGATCAAATGGTATTAGAGAATCTCTAACTGAGCCCATAAAGGggcgtactgaaaaactcgacttCAATCTACCGAAAACTTAGTTTTGATCGATTGAGCTGGCGCAGATCAGAACCTATAAATACGAATTGAAAACTTGAAATCGAAATTTCACGGAAGAATTGAACATACTAGTTCCTCTTTTTGGGTTCGGGTCGTCACCCGGAGCCGCCTCGCGCGAGACGACCCTGGGCGAAGGTGGAAAGGGAAGAGAGGGGATGGGAGGGGGCGGTGGTGAAGGATGGAGGGGCGGCGGCAGCGCTGGGAGGGTGGAGGTGGAGGGGCAGCGGCTATGTCAAGGAGGGTGGAGGGGTGACCTTTACCTTTCGATGCCCGTGCATACAACATGTGTCGGATGAACTCATTGTTTCTGTTTGTGACAGATTTAACATTGCCACGGAAGTGTATATGTATGCAAAGCTTGTTCATTTGTTCCATGGGAATTACGGTAGCTCGTTAATCTGTAATCCATCAGATTCGTCATACCAAGGTATTCAGCTCTATTAGACTTGTCAGGCTGAATACAACGACTGAAGAAGCCAAGACATATAGAACTATGGGTGTTGTTTTGTTTTGGACTGGGCCTTGGCATAGGGCGCTGGTGCTGACGTTGATTAGCGTGGTGGGCTCAGAGAAAAAGTAGCATTGTGGAGAAGCATCACACATGCATCGTACGCAATTCGTCGTGTGTGTAGCAATTCCGCTACTTAAATTATCTCCGGTTTTGATGCCTGAGATGGTGGTAATGCTCAAGGTCACTGGTGAATCTAGGATTATCTACGATTCTGATGCCACGCGACCTCTGCCTCCCTTGTTTTTAGCCAATACTAGTACTACATTTTGATTGCCTCTAATAGCAAAGGAACATTGTTAGAAGTTAAGTCTTCGCTGTCATCTACTTTTTTTTTTGACGATACTGTCATCTACTTTTGATATGAAGGATATGGTGAGGCTTCTTATGGGATTATGCCTTTTAATGGTCAAAACCTTCAGCTGCAGGGTTATACTGATGCTGATTGGCAGGTAGACCTTGATAAGCAGAGGTCAACTTCAGGTTATCTATTTGCTTTGGCTGGAGGTGCTGTTTCCTGGAAAAGTAAGAAGCAAGACTCTGGCATTATCTTCGATGGAGGATGAATACATAGCTGCTTCTGAAGCAGTTAAAGAAGGTGTATGGCTGAAAGAGTTTTGAGCTTCACTCAAGATTGTGGTAAGTGCATCCAAACCGGTGACAATTTATTGTGATAATCAGGCTGCGCTCAAGGTGTCAAGTGATCCTAAATTTCATGGTAAGAGTTAGCATATAGAAGGAAGGTATCACTACATCCGTGATGTAACAAATAGGCTGAAATTCGTTCAGCTGGAATATTTACCTAGCATTAACATGGTTGCTCTGACAAAATCACTTATCCAGGAAGTATTTTGCAAGCATCTTGGTGACATGGGTCTTGCGAAGTTTGAACAAATGTTTTTCAGACAAGTGGGAGATGTAGGAATTATTTGTGTCTTGCAAACAATATACTGCATTCTCTTTATACATACGAGTTTTGAGTGTCCATATGGAATTTGCTTATATTCTGGAATTGATGAATATTTATTTGTACTTGAGGAATAATCTCAAGGTGCTGGGGACAACTATACCATAATACAGTATAATTATAAATGCTGGAAATGTAGGCTGTTTACAAGATCAGCTCTGTAAGCTGTTAATGCCTACATGATAGGAAAATGTTAATCATGGCACACGACTCACTCGTGCGTGTCAAGGACTTGTATTAGGATTGGACTATGGAAAAGATTAGTTATGATCATGGTTGTTTAACTTAATCAGGAGTCTATCTGGAATCCTTATCTACTGATTTAAACATCAGGAATTAGGAGTATAAATAGTCCTTACCCCCTAGCCCTGGAAATCGCAATGTGAGCCGCACCACGGAATAGGCAAGGGAATAAGGGTTATGCTAATTACTCCTGGACTAATATCTTACAATGGCCAACTCTACCTGGGTTGCAGTAATCTAAAAAATGCATACTCACATACTGAACTCAAGATATAGGTGAAAGCCTGGCTCAACCTGGTTTTGTTATTACTCTATGTGTCAAACTATTTTCTTTTGGAGTGTAATGCATGGCATGGGTACATTCAAGGACGCGACCCATGTGAAAAAACAGGATGAAGCAAGTATAAGAAAAAAAAAGTATTGCTGCTGGTCATATCTAATTGGCTAATGTTTTAGTAATTCTTTTTATGGACAATCCTTCCACTGAAGCCCCAAATACTGCGAGTTGTACAGGGAACAGAGAAGAGCATATACATTTTCTTTTTTGCTTTCTTAAGGAAAAAGGCTGGTTCTCATCATTCAAGAAATAGATCAAACCATAAACCTACATCTGGAAAGTGCCCTAGTATAAGGCAGCAAAGATTAATTGTTTCTTCAATGAATAAGCTAAAGAAATCTATTTACAATATAACCGTTATCCATTTTCAATTTCACATTAGCAATGGAAACTACAATGAGCCTAATGCCAGTTAATCTAATCATACAGCGCATTATCCGTCCATTTTTAGATTTCTAATAGCAATGAATCCTGGAATGGGCCTACTCTAGGTGTAGCTTTACATCAGCAATAAAATCAATTATACAATAAAACCACACACCACTTTCAACTCTGTTCATGAACATCAAATTTGAACTCGGCTGGTTGCAGAGAGAAGGATTTCATGAGATGGTTAAGACGGTTTGGGAAAGGCCTGTTCGTGGTGGTACTCCaattttgagatggaataataagatgcgtgCAATGCGCagacatctctctggttgggctacCCATATGACAGGCATTCTTAAAAAAGAAAAGGCTCGCTTATCAACCGTGATTGATGAGCTCGAGGCTTTTGCCGAGGTCAGACCGTTGTCTACGCACGAGATTGAATTGAAGAATCAATCCAATGCACAGATGGCGAGTCTACTTcgcgaagaggaactcaaatggtaccaaCGATCCAAGGCCCAATTCATCTTAGAAGGAGACTCTaatacgcgatatttccatggTATAGCCAATGGaagacatcggaaaaaacgtattcattctCTTATTCAGGATGAAGGGCTGATCGAAGgtcatgagcaactcaaatcgtacattactaattattataaaggctTGTTTGGTCCTCCAGATGAAAGCTCATTTTCTCTAAATGAGGACTTAACAGCCGacataccccaagtttctattGAGGAAAATGGATTACTTACCGCACCTTATTCAGAGGAGGAGGTGCAGAAAGCTATTTTCCAGATGGAATGCAATAAAGCACCGGGtcctgatggttttccagcggagttttaccaaaccttctgggatactattaaaggggatcttctagatttgttcagtgcttTGCATagt
It includes:
- the LOC127315896 gene encoding uncharacterized protein: MSTLASVQAENSDEENSAAENSDEEDTGARPSTLKEFITLVVTDEEGRRLTRTMRTTDKLQDLIDYYYAMVPIDFRGRRFTRTMRRTDKMQGLMDFYYDMVPAVAIAHDDGGAGGIFLHRGECIAGDQTPADLQLKHFDMIYFVPRRRGGVVEEKPGSFVTLYVTDGQNKVYLTMRRTDRLKVLLDVYRDKVPTGWWGGRFTRYGKHLNHQSTPADHDMKDGDELDFFSRIIYR